One Bradyrhizobium sp. CCGB12 genomic window carries:
- a CDS encoding PepSY domain-containing protein: protein MMGAIVLLHRWLGIAFCLLFAMWFASGIVMHFVPFPSLTEAERFAGLVPVDREETRISVADAVAASGIADATRVRLIERSDGPVYIVSGPSRSRAVHASDGRDASVMSADAALTIVQGYARQRGLDAARAAIVGRSDYDQWTVPNGFDRHRPLFRAALGDANGTELYVSSLTGEIVLDTTRSERGWNWAGSVLHWIYPTVLRSNWALWDQVVWTLSLLALIAAMLGAVLGIVRIQPRGGRISSPYRGWHALHHLMGLAAMFFVLTWIFSGWLSMDHGRLFSRGQLTPTEAGVMNAAPDWREAALLDRQPISASAREAEWFAFNGNVYRRDRIGLHDQTMIRAGGTPRDGGTAFLDVREIGELMARLAAGCAASSVLADNDDYPARSAVPGAPVYRSTCGDLWFDVDGADGSVLQRLDPSRRAYRWLYGALHTLDFPILLARPRLRDVVIVGLCTLGLVFSVTGIVIGWRRLRSSLAA, encoded by the coding sequence ATGATGGGCGCGATCGTCCTGCTGCACCGCTGGCTCGGGATCGCGTTCTGCCTGCTGTTCGCGATGTGGTTCGCGAGTGGAATCGTCATGCACTTCGTTCCGTTTCCGTCGCTGACGGAGGCGGAGCGATTTGCCGGACTCGTGCCCGTGGATCGCGAAGAGACGAGGATCTCGGTTGCCGATGCCGTCGCCGCGAGCGGGATTGCGGATGCCACGCGCGTTCGGCTGATCGAGCGGAGCGATGGACCGGTCTACATCGTATCGGGACCATCTCGTTCGCGCGCGGTCCACGCCTCCGACGGACGGGACGCGTCGGTGATGTCTGCCGATGCCGCACTCACCATCGTGCAAGGGTATGCCCGGCAGCGCGGGCTCGACGCCGCACGGGCCGCGATCGTCGGGCGCTCGGATTATGACCAATGGACCGTGCCGAACGGTTTCGATCGCCATCGACCGTTGTTTCGCGCGGCTCTCGGCGATGCCAACGGAACGGAGCTCTATGTCTCGTCGCTGACCGGCGAGATCGTGCTTGATACGACGCGCAGCGAGCGTGGGTGGAATTGGGCCGGCAGTGTGCTGCACTGGATCTATCCGACGGTTCTGCGAAGCAACTGGGCGCTATGGGATCAGGTGGTCTGGACGCTGTCGCTGCTGGCGCTGATCGCAGCAATGCTTGGGGCGGTGCTCGGGATCGTGCGGATCCAGCCGCGAGGAGGTCGCATCTCCTCGCCATACCGGGGCTGGCATGCGCTACATCATCTGATGGGCCTTGCGGCGATGTTCTTCGTGCTGACCTGGATCTTCAGCGGCTGGCTCTCGATGGATCACGGCCGGTTGTTCTCGCGCGGGCAATTGACCCCGACAGAGGCCGGCGTGATGAATGCCGCGCCGGATTGGAGGGAGGCCGCATTGCTCGATCGGCAGCCAATATCTGCCTCGGCTCGCGAGGCCGAATGGTTCGCCTTCAACGGCAATGTCTATCGGCGCGATCGGATCGGCCTGCACGATCAGACAATGATCAGGGCGGGAGGTACGCCTCGCGACGGAGGGACGGCATTCCTGGATGTGCGGGAGATCGGCGAGTTGATGGCGCGCCTTGCCGCCGGCTGTGCCGCATCGTCGGTGCTCGCCGACAATGACGACTATCCGGCGCGATCCGCGGTCCCGGGCGCACCAGTCTACCGCTCGACCTGCGGCGACCTCTGGTTCGATGTCGACGGCGCCGATGGCAGCGTGCTGCAAAGACTGGACCCGTCGCGGCGCGCGTACCGCTGGCTTTACGGTGCGCTGCACACGCTTGACTTTCCGATTCTGCTGGCCCGTCCGCGGCTGCGTGATGTCGTGATCGTCGGCCTCTGTACGCTCGGGCTGGTGTTTTCCGTTACCGGCATCGTCATCGGTTGGCGGCGGTTGCGATCCTCGCTGGCAGCATAG
- a CDS encoding NAD-dependent succinate-semialdehyde dehydrogenase, giving the protein MYPKVQMFIAGEWTDGTSGKSEDILNPATGQPIGKTPHASRADLDRALEAAKAGFEVWRKMSPFDRYKLMRKAADIIRSRAAEIAPVMTMEQGKPVVEAQGETMLAGDLIDWFSEEARRAYGRIVPPRMGNVSQLVTKEPVGPVAAFTPWNFPINQAVRKISAALAAGCSIIVKGPEETPASCMELVRAYADAGIPPGVVQLVFGVPSEVSEYLIPHPIIRKISFTGSTAVGKHLAALAGLHMKRVTMELGGHAPAIVFADADLDNAAKILSANKFRNAGQVCVSPTRFLVHESVYQPFVDKFVAAAKSLKVGNGLDKDTRMGPLANPRRVDAMEGFVSDAVQHGAKVQAGGKRIGNEGFFFEPTVLTDVPRDARIMNEEPFGPLAPITSFRSYDEVVAEANRLPYGLAAYAYTTSTKTMQAIGADVESGMVSINHHGLALPEVPFGGIKDSGYGSEGGLEAIEGYLNTKFVTQASA; this is encoded by the coding sequence ATGTACCCGAAAGTTCAGATGTTCATCGCCGGCGAGTGGACCGACGGCACGTCCGGCAAGTCGGAGGACATCCTCAATCCCGCCACCGGCCAGCCGATCGGCAAGACCCCGCATGCCTCGCGCGCCGATCTCGACCGCGCGCTGGAGGCCGCCAAGGCCGGCTTCGAGGTCTGGCGCAAGATGTCGCCCTTCGACCGCTACAAGCTGATGCGCAAGGCTGCCGACATCATCCGCTCGCGCGCCGCCGAGATCGCGCCCGTGATGACCATGGAGCAGGGCAAGCCGGTGGTGGAAGCGCAAGGCGAGACCATGCTGGCCGGCGACCTCATCGACTGGTTCTCCGAGGAGGCCCGCCGCGCCTATGGCCGCATCGTGCCGCCGCGGATGGGCAACGTCTCGCAGCTCGTGACCAAGGAGCCGGTCGGCCCGGTCGCGGCCTTCACGCCCTGGAATTTCCCGATCAACCAGGCCGTGCGCAAGATCTCCGCCGCGCTCGCGGCGGGCTGCTCGATCATCGTCAAGGGGCCGGAAGAAACGCCGGCAAGCTGCATGGAGCTGGTGCGGGCCTATGCCGATGCGGGCATTCCCCCCGGCGTCGTCCAGCTGGTGTTCGGCGTGCCGTCGGAAGTGTCGGAATATCTCATTCCGCATCCGATCATCCGTAAAATCAGCTTCACCGGCTCGACCGCCGTCGGCAAGCATCTCGCCGCGCTCGCCGGCCTGCACATGAAGCGCGTCACCATGGAGCTCGGCGGCCACGCGCCGGCGATCGTGTTCGCGGACGCCGATCTCGACAACGCCGCAAAGATCCTGTCCGCCAATAAATTCCGCAATGCCGGCCAGGTCTGCGTCTCGCCGACGCGCTTCCTGGTGCATGAAAGCGTCTACCAGCCCTTCGTCGATAAATTCGTGGCGGCGGCCAAGAGCCTCAAGGTCGGCAATGGCCTCGACAAGGACACCCGCATGGGGCCGCTGGCGAACCCGCGCCGTGTCGACGCCATGGAGGGCTTCGTCTCCGACGCGGTCCAGCACGGTGCCAAGGTGCAGGCCGGCGGCAAGCGCATCGGCAATGAAGGCTTCTTCTTCGAGCCGACCGTGCTGACCGACGTGCCGCGAGATGCCCGCATCATGAACGAGGAGCCGTTCGGACCTCTTGCCCCGATCACGTCCTTCCGCAGCTATGACGAGGTGGTGGCGGAAGCGAACCGTCTGCCTTATGGGCTTGCGGCCTATGCCTACACAACCTCGACCAAGACGATGCAGGCGATCGGCGCCGACGTCGAGAGCGGGATGGTCTCGATCAACCATCACGGCCTCGCTTTGCCCGAAGTCCCGTTCGGCGGCATCAAGGATTCCGGCTACGGCTCCGAAGGCGGCCTCGAGGCGATCGAGGGCTATCTCAATACGAAGTTCGTGACACAGGCGAGCGCGTAA
- the cobF gene encoding precorrin-6A synthase (deacetylating) → MLTLSLIGIGCGDPGQLTRAAIRAINAADLVLIPRKGTAKSDLADLRRTICADVLTSASTRIAEFDLPVRDAGETDYRKGVDDWHDAVAATWSQTIANHLEGNGKVALLIWGDPSLYDSSLRIARRLNPLPDIEVVPGITSIQALCAAHALPLNDIGEPFLVTTGRRLREGGWPQGVDTVVVMLDGGAAFQSLDPAGLHIWWGAYLGMPDQIIMSGPLAEVGPRIVALRQEARERHGWIMDSYILKRLM, encoded by the coding sequence ATGCTCACGCTCTCCCTGATAGGCATCGGTTGCGGCGATCCCGGGCAGCTCACGCGCGCCGCGATCCGTGCCATCAACGCCGCCGATCTCGTCCTGATCCCCCGCAAGGGGACGGCGAAATCCGATCTTGCGGATCTGCGGCGAACGATCTGCGCGGACGTGCTCACCAGCGCGAGCACGCGGATCGCCGAGTTCGATCTTCCCGTGCGCGATGCGGGCGAGACGGATTACCGCAAGGGCGTGGACGATTGGCACGATGCCGTGGCCGCGACCTGGTCGCAAACGATCGCGAATCATCTCGAAGGTAACGGCAAGGTCGCGCTGTTGATCTGGGGCGATCCATCGCTTTACGATTCCTCGCTGCGCATCGCACGGCGGCTCAATCCGTTGCCTGATATAGAGGTCGTGCCCGGGATCACCTCGATCCAGGCGTTGTGCGCGGCGCATGCGCTGCCGCTCAACGACATCGGCGAGCCGTTCCTGGTCACGACAGGCCGCCGCCTGCGCGAAGGCGGCTGGCCGCAGGGCGTCGACACCGTGGTGGTGATGCTCGACGGCGGCGCGGCGTTCCAGTCGCTCGATCCGGCCGGGCTCCACATCTGGTGGGGCGCCTATCTCGGCATGCCCGATCAGATCATCATGTCTGGTCCGCTCGCCGAAGTCGGCCCGCGCATCGTCGCCCTGCGGCAAGAGGCGCGCGAGCGGCATGGCTGGATCATGGACAGCTACATTCTCAAGCGCCTGATGTAA
- a CDS encoding histidine phosphatase family protein has product MEGETFLWLIRHAPVDGIAGTIHAADAPADLGDPTQFQALRQRLPGGAASYASPSRRTVETAQALGLAPELVPEFSEQDFGDWTGRRHDEIAAAGDETHAQFWSDPAHGRPPGGESFEDQVARVRLGLSRIGAGPATLVVHSGTIRAALCIALDLTPQGALRFVIDPLSLTRIDRLASGWRVVSVNQRAA; this is encoded by the coding sequence ATGGAAGGCGAGACCTTCCTCTGGCTGATACGGCATGCGCCGGTCGACGGCATCGCGGGAACGATCCATGCGGCCGACGCGCCGGCCGATCTCGGCGATCCCACGCAATTCCAGGCACTGCGGCAGCGCCTGCCAGGAGGCGCGGCGAGCTATGCCAGCCCGTCGCGGCGCACGGTCGAGACCGCGCAGGCGCTGGGGCTCGCGCCAGAGCTGGTGCCCGAGTTCAGCGAACAGGATTTTGGCGACTGGACCGGCCGTCGGCATGACGAGATCGCCGCGGCTGGCGACGAGACCCATGCGCAATTCTGGAGCGATCCGGCGCACGGGCGGCCACCGGGCGGCGAGAGCTTTGAAGATCAGGTCGCGCGCGTCCGGCTGGGTCTGTCACGGATCGGAGCCGGACCAGCAACGCTCGTCGTGCATTCCGGCACGATCCGCGCTGCACTCTGCATCGCGCTGGATCTGACACCGCAAGGGGCCTTGCGCTTCGTGATCGATCCGCTGTCGCTGACCCGGATCGACCGGCTCGCGAGCGGCTGGCGCGTCGTGTCGGTCAATCAGCGCGCGGCTTGA
- the cobT gene encoding nicotinate-nucleotide--dimethylbenzimidazole phosphoribosyltransferase yields the protein MLPEWVTQKCPEISAHHREAAIGRQAQLTKPTGALGRLEQLAIELAGLQATEQPRAARVPIIVFAGDHGIVAQGVSAYPQAVTIAMMANFASGGAAISVLARELSSNLEVVDAGTLAEAEMAGVVTDKPRRGTRDFSVEAALTPAELAFAFETGRRAVARAEAHQPDLLIFGEMGIGNTTTAAAIAASLLGINAEEIAGSGTGIDAAGRVHKARVIDAAIARHGVAGATPEQILCAIGGLEIAAISGAIIAAAQRRIPVLIDGFIVSVAALVAVRLNPSCRPFLLPSHQSAEQGHRLVLRALNVQPLISLDLRLGEGSGAAIALPLVRLACSLHNGMATFAQANVPDRPA from the coding sequence ATGCTCCCCGAATGGGTCACCCAGAAATGCCCTGAGATCTCCGCGCATCATCGCGAGGCAGCGATCGGGCGGCAGGCGCAATTGACCAAGCCGACCGGCGCTCTCGGCCGGCTCGAGCAGCTCGCCATCGAGCTTGCGGGCCTGCAGGCGACGGAGCAGCCCCGCGCCGCGCGCGTGCCGATCATCGTGTTCGCCGGTGATCACGGCATCGTCGCGCAGGGCGTGTCGGCCTATCCGCAAGCCGTGACCATCGCGATGATGGCGAATTTTGCCTCGGGCGGTGCTGCGATCTCGGTGCTGGCGCGTGAGCTTAGCTCGAACCTCGAAGTCGTCGATGCCGGTACGCTGGCCGAGGCGGAGATGGCGGGCGTCGTTACCGACAAGCCGCGTCGTGGCACGCGCGATTTCAGCGTCGAAGCCGCGCTCACACCTGCCGAGTTGGCATTCGCCTTCGAAACCGGTCGGCGCGCCGTCGCGCGCGCGGAGGCCCATCAGCCCGATCTCCTGATCTTCGGAGAGATGGGCATCGGCAACACCACGACGGCGGCGGCGATTGCAGCAAGCCTGCTCGGCATCAACGCCGAGGAGATCGCGGGCAGCGGTACCGGCATCGACGCGGCCGGCCGCGTGCATAAGGCGCGCGTGATTGATGCTGCAATCGCGCGGCATGGCGTTGCGGGAGCGACGCCGGAGCAGATCCTGTGTGCCATCGGCGGTTTGGAGATCGCGGCGATCTCAGGCGCCATCATTGCGGCCGCACAGCGCCGCATCCCCGTATTGATCGATGGCTTCATCGTGTCGGTCGCAGCGCTCGTAGCCGTACGTCTCAATCCCTCGTGCCGGCCGTTCCTGTTGCCGTCGCATCAATCGGCAGAGCAGGGGCATCGGCTGGTGCTGCGTGCGCTGAACGTGCAGCCGTTGATCAGCCTCGATCTCAGGCTCGGCGAGGGATCGGGCGCCGCGATCGCATTGCCGCTGGTGCGCCTCGCCTGCAGCCTCCACAACGGCATGGCAACCTTCGCGCAGGCCAATGTGCCGGACCGGCCGGCCTGA
- a CDS encoding TonB-dependent receptor domain-containing protein — MSSIRRVPPRRFLLASAALTSLAAVDVPAALAQQTREPLPPVEVSPAQSRKQARPVGREAQSARRAAARRPTPAPAAPKPVVPTDAAQTPLNTNAIAESASRLGLTVQETPATVEVISAQTMREQGYRTVSEVAQGAVGVTSGDNPAEPAAFSMRGFTNSQINTLYNGIKIGPQNMTSRIIDTANLEAVEFLKGPASLMSGEGAAGGAINLITKQPHTGAIRNEADFSWDSLNSFRAHYGSGGSTNVRGLDYRFDISRASLNGFADDTNTKTFDVSGQLNYRVSDSLKIWGAIEYREDRSKAYWGAPLVAVAFSGSHATTGIVSGNYFNRTDLGAVTIDDRTFNTNYNVLDNRNVAQEVWLRGGFELKLAPDLTLKSQAYGYGADRTWFNNEIEAFDSTNNQVYRERFYVAHSQRLVGNITDLVWDANIAGFDNRMVTTLSSSYLDFVRPGSATFPNDFVSLVDPSRGFYGSLTTKQQTARIDNEALSFEDRLKLTRTFALVGGLRVEHIGLDRNSTDVNGLVKAGFPYSIDWAPVTGRIGYTWDAVPGLTFFSQYATGADVSANNIFLLAPTQPLDLTTSRTYETGVKHLFWDNRAEWSFSAYDIVRKNVYAAAGGMQLNIAGRQESKGVELAASVRPIEPLRLWGNIAYVDARYADYNFVGGSFSGNTPPNVPRIVANAGASYRFFTPWPVELGITGRHVGDRYNTDANVVTMKAYTVADVYAFVDIPRTVFNAVDQARLTFRVRNITDKRYAIWGDPFYPDQILLGAPRTYEISAAFKW, encoded by the coding sequence GTGTCTTCCATCCGTCGTGTACCACCGCGCAGATTCCTCCTCGCCTCCGCGGCCCTTACGTCGCTCGCCGCCGTCGATGTTCCTGCCGCGCTGGCGCAGCAGACCCGCGAACCCCTGCCACCCGTCGAGGTGTCGCCGGCTCAATCCCGCAAGCAGGCGAGGCCAGTGGGCCGGGAGGCGCAGAGCGCACGCCGTGCGGCTGCACGCCGGCCGACACCGGCACCCGCAGCGCCCAAGCCTGTCGTTCCGACCGACGCAGCGCAAACACCGCTCAACACCAATGCGATCGCCGAAAGCGCCTCGCGCCTCGGCCTGACCGTGCAGGAGACGCCCGCGACCGTCGAGGTGATCTCGGCCCAGACCATGCGCGAGCAGGGCTATCGCACCGTGTCCGAGGTGGCGCAGGGTGCGGTCGGTGTGACCTCCGGCGATAATCCGGCCGAGCCCGCGGCCTTCTCCATGCGCGGCTTCACCAACAGCCAGATCAACACGCTCTATAACGGCATCAAGATCGGCCCGCAGAACATGACTTCGCGGATCATTGACACCGCCAATCTTGAAGCCGTTGAATTTTTGAAAGGCCCGGCCTCGCTGATGTCGGGCGAGGGCGCGGCCGGCGGCGCCATCAACTTGATCACCAAGCAGCCGCATACCGGAGCGATCCGGAACGAAGCTGATTTCTCCTGGGATTCCCTGAACTCGTTCCGCGCGCATTACGGCTCGGGCGGCAGCACCAATGTGCGGGGCCTCGACTATCGCTTCGACATCAGCCGCGCCTCGCTCAACGGCTTTGCCGACGACACCAACACCAAGACTTTCGACGTCTCCGGCCAGCTCAACTACCGCGTCTCCGACAGTCTCAAGATCTGGGGCGCGATCGAGTACCGGGAAGACCGCTCGAAGGCGTATTGGGGTGCGCCGCTGGTGGCGGTCGCCTTCAGCGGCTCGCACGCGACGACGGGGATCGTCTCCGGCAATTATTTCAACAGGACCGATCTTGGGGCTGTCACGATCGACGACCGCACCTTCAACACCAACTACAACGTCCTCGACAATCGTAACGTGGCGCAGGAGGTCTGGCTGCGCGGCGGCTTCGAGCTGAAGCTGGCGCCCGACCTGACGCTGAAGAGCCAGGCCTATGGCTACGGCGCAGACCGCACCTGGTTCAACAACGAGATCGAGGCGTTCGATTCCACGAACAACCAGGTATATCGCGAGCGCTTCTACGTCGCGCATAGCCAGCGGCTGGTCGGCAACATCACCGACTTGGTCTGGGATGCGAATATCGCCGGATTCGACAACCGCATGGTCACGACGCTGTCGTCGAGCTACCTTGATTTCGTCAGGCCGGGCTCGGCGACCTTCCCGAACGATTTTGTCTCTTTGGTCGATCCCAGCCGTGGCTTCTACGGCTCGCTCACGACCAAGCAGCAGACCGCGCGCATCGACAACGAGGCGCTCTCGTTCGAGGACCGGCTGAAGCTGACCCGCACATTTGCACTGGTCGGTGGCCTCCGCGTCGAGCATATCGGGCTCGACCGCAATTCGACCGATGTCAACGGGCTGGTGAAGGCCGGCTTCCCGTACTCGATAGACTGGGCACCGGTGACGGGTCGTATCGGCTACACGTGGGATGCCGTGCCCGGCCTGACCTTCTTCAGCCAGTACGCGACTGGCGCTGACGTCTCGGCCAACAACATCTTCCTGCTCGCACCGACCCAGCCGCTCGACCTGACCACCTCGCGTACCTATGAGACCGGCGTCAAGCACCTGTTCTGGGACAACCGGGCGGAGTGGTCGTTCTCGGCCTACGACATCGTGCGCAAGAACGTCTATGCCGCCGCCGGCGGCATGCAGCTTAACATCGCCGGACGACAGGAGTCGAAGGGCGTCGAGCTCGCCGCGTCCGTCAGGCCGATCGAGCCGTTGCGGCTGTGGGGCAACATCGCCTATGTCGATGCGCGCTACGCCGACTACAATTTTGTCGGCGGCTCGTTCTCCGGCAACACGCCGCCGAACGTGCCGCGCATCGTCGCCAATGCCGGCGCGTCGTACCGGTTCTTCACGCCCTGGCCGGTGGAGCTCGGCATCACCGGCCGCCATGTCGGCGACCGCTACAACACGGATGCGAACGTGGTGACGATGAAGGCCTATACCGTCGCCGACGTCTACGCCTTCGTCGATATCCCCAGAACGGTGTTCAATGCGGTCGATCAGGCCCGCCTGACCTTCCGCGTGCGCAACATCACCGACAAGCGCTACGCGATCTGGGGCGATCCATTCTATCCCGATCAGATCCTGCTGGGCGCGCCGCGCACCTACGAAATCTCGGCGGCGTTCAAATGGTGA
- a CDS encoding ABC transporter substrate-binding protein: MDRRTVLKGLAGASGLALTGGLSAPAIAQGAAARTLRFVPQANLANFDPIWGTQYVVRNAAALVWDTLYGIDAQLQPQRQMIESEETTDDGKTWTFKLRPGLKFHDGEPVLSKDVVASLSRWAARDPMGLMILAIQQELTAVDDRTFKWVLKQPFPKMLYALAKNNAPCSFMMPERIAKTDPFKQITEYIGSGPMKFAKSEWVPGAKSVFEKFADYVPRQEKASWLAGGKQIMVDRVEWIVMPDPATAAAALQNGEVDWWENPIADLVPVLKKNKNISVDIGDPLGNIGSFRMNHLFAPFNDVRARRAVLMALSQEDYMRAIVGDDDALWKSLPGFFTPDTPLYSELGGEILKGKRNFDAAKKLLAESGYSGQPVTCLVAQDQPITKAQGDVTADLLKKLGMNVDFVATDWGTVGSRRAAKTPPGQGGWNMFHSWHAGADCITPAAYTAIRANGDKAWFGWPNSPNTEKEIAAWFEAKNLEEEKAAIAQVNKAALEDVVYAPTGFFLTYTAWRKNVSGIAKGPLPFFWGVSKSA; encoded by the coding sequence ATGGATCGCAGGACCGTATTGAAGGGACTGGCTGGCGCGAGCGGTCTGGCATTGACAGGCGGCCTTTCGGCCCCGGCGATCGCGCAAGGAGCAGCGGCGCGCACCCTGCGCTTCGTGCCCCAGGCCAATCTGGCCAATTTCGACCCGATCTGGGGCACGCAATATGTCGTCCGCAACGCGGCGGCGCTCGTCTGGGACACGCTTTACGGAATCGACGCGCAGCTTCAGCCGCAGCGCCAGATGATCGAGTCCGAGGAGACCACTGACGACGGCAAGACCTGGACATTCAAGCTGCGCCCGGGCCTCAAATTCCACGATGGTGAGCCGGTGCTGAGCAAGGACGTCGTCGCCAGCCTGTCGCGCTGGGCGGCGCGCGATCCGATGGGCCTGATGATCCTCGCGATCCAGCAGGAATTGACCGCGGTCGACGACCGCACGTTCAAATGGGTTTTGAAGCAGCCCTTCCCGAAAATGCTCTACGCGCTCGCCAAGAACAACGCGCCGTGCTCCTTCATGATGCCCGAGCGTATCGCCAAGACCGATCCCTTCAAGCAGATCACCGAATATATCGGCTCGGGCCCGATGAAATTCGCCAAGAGCGAGTGGGTCCCGGGCGCCAAGTCCGTGTTCGAGAAATTCGCCGACTACGTCCCGCGGCAAGAGAAGGCATCCTGGCTCGCTGGCGGCAAGCAAATCATGGTCGATCGCGTGGAATGGATCGTGATGCCGGACCCCGCGACCGCGGCGGCCGCATTGCAGAACGGTGAGGTCGACTGGTGGGAGAACCCGATCGCCGATCTCGTGCCCGTGCTGAAGAAGAACAAGAACATCAGCGTCGACATCGGCGATCCCCTCGGCAATATCGGCTCGTTCCGCATGAACCACCTGTTCGCGCCGTTCAACGACGTGCGGGCGCGGCGCGCGGTGTTGATGGCGCTCAGCCAGGAAGACTATATGCGCGCGATCGTCGGCGACGACGATGCGCTGTGGAAGTCGCTGCCGGGCTTCTTCACGCCTGATACCCCGCTCTACAGCGAGCTGGGCGGCGAGATCCTCAAGGGCAAGCGTAACTTCGATGCGGCCAAGAAGCTACTGGCCGAGAGCGGATATTCCGGCCAGCCGGTGACCTGTTTGGTGGCGCAGGATCAGCCGATCACGAAGGCACAAGGAGATGTCACCGCGGACCTCCTGAAGAAGCTCGGCATGAATGTCGACTTCGTTGCCACTGATTGGGGCACGGTCGGCTCCCGCCGCGCCGCAAAGACGCCGCCGGGACAGGGCGGCTGGAACATGTTCCATAGCTGGCATGCCGGCGCCGATTGCATCACGCCCGCTGCCTACACCGCCATCCGCGCCAACGGTGACAAGGCCTGGTTCGGCTGGCCCAACAGCCCGAACACCGAGAAGGAGATCGCGGCCTGGTTCGAGGCCAAGAATCTCGAGGAGGAGAAGGCCGCGATTGCGCAGGTCAACAAGGCGGCGCTCGAGGACGTCGTCTACGCGCCGACCGGCTTCTTCCTGACCTACACGGCCTGGCGCAAGAACGTCTCCGGTATCGCCAAGGGGCCGCTGCCGTTCTTCTGGGGGGTGTCGAAGTCCGCATGA
- a CDS encoding N-carbamoyl-D-amino-acid hydrolase, with translation MRIVNVAAAQMGPIQKADSRGAVVKRMIALMDEASARGADLIVYPELALTTFFPRWYVEDRAEFDSWFEREMPNDATRPLFERAAQHQIAMNFGYAELTPDGHHFNTAILTDKSGKIVGKYRKVHLPGHTYYDANRSHQHLEKRYFEPGDLGFNVWRELGGVIGMAICNDRRWPETYRVMGLQGVEMVLIGYNTPSENAERREEGTEKRMFHNRLSVQAGAYQNATWVVAVAKAGVEDGHALFGGSLIVDPNGEIVAEAETEGDELLVHSCDLDATSFGKTTIFNFAQHRRIEHYGLITSRTGAVPPPEK, from the coding sequence ATGCGTATCGTCAACGTTGCCGCCGCCCAGATGGGCCCGATCCAGAAAGCTGATAGCCGCGGGGCCGTGGTCAAGCGCATGATTGCGCTGATGGACGAGGCCAGCGCCAGAGGCGCCGACCTGATCGTCTATCCGGAGCTCGCGCTGACCACGTTCTTCCCGCGCTGGTACGTCGAGGACCGGGCCGAGTTCGACAGCTGGTTCGAGCGCGAAATGCCGAATGATGCGACGAGGCCGCTGTTCGAGCGTGCGGCGCAGCATCAGATCGCGATGAATTTCGGCTATGCCGAGCTGACGCCCGACGGCCATCACTTCAACACGGCAATCCTGACCGACAAGTCCGGCAAGATCGTCGGCAAATATCGCAAGGTCCATTTGCCGGGCCATACGTACTACGACGCCAATCGCTCGCACCAGCACCTGGAGAAGCGCTATTTCGAGCCGGGCGATCTCGGTTTCAACGTCTGGCGCGAGCTGGGCGGCGTCATCGGCATGGCCATCTGCAACGACCGCCGCTGGCCCGAGACCTATCGCGTCATGGGCTTGCAGGGCGTCGAGATGGTGCTGATCGGCTACAACACGCCATCGGAGAACGCGGAGCGACGTGAGGAGGGCACCGAGAAGCGCATGTTTCACAATCGCCTCTCCGTGCAGGCCGGCGCGTACCAGAATGCGACCTGGGTGGTCGCGGTGGCCAAGGCCGGCGTCGAGGACGGTCACGCCTTGTTTGGCGGCAGTCTGATCGTCGATCCCAACGGTGAGATCGTCGCCGAAGCCGAGACCGAAGGAGACGAGCTCCTCGTCCACAGCTGCGATCTCGATGCCACGAGCTTCGGCAAGACCACGATCTTCAACTTTGCACAGCACCGCCGCATCGAGCATTACGGCCTGATCACCAGCCGGACCGGCGCGGTGCCGCCACCGGAGAAGTGA